One Phocaeicola dorei genomic region harbors:
- a CDS encoding N-acetylmuramoyl-L-alanine amidase codes for MIEESFPLFTADEEVASERELLKSVEDGPYMQEVKYIIIHCSATRENRDFTVEDLLRCHRQRKFRTIGYHFYIRRSGIITQHRKLKEVGAHCRPWNRCSIGICYEGGLDAEGHPADTRTQEQCEQLLLLLMKLRKLFPDAKIRGHRNMPGSIPKACPCFDVESEYRFLEK; via the coding sequence ATGATAGAGGAATCCTTCCCCCTGTTCACCGCCGATGAGGAAGTGGCGAGCGAACGAGAACTGCTGAAAAGCGTCGAGGACGGACCGTACATGCAGGAGGTGAAATATATCATCATCCACTGCTCCGCCACCCGCGAGAACCGGGACTTCACCGTAGAGGACCTGTTGCGCTGCCACCGCCAGCGCAAGTTCCGCACCATCGGGTATCATTTCTACATCCGCCGCTCGGGCATCATCACCCAGCACCGCAAGCTGAAGGAAGTGGGCGCGCACTGCCGCCCCTGGAACCGTTGCTCCATCGGCATTTGCTATGAGGGTGGTCTGGATGCGGAAGGCCACCCGGCTGACACGCGCACGCAGGAACAATGTGAGCAGCTGCTGTTGTTGCTAATGAAGCTCAGGAAACTCTTTCCGGACGCGAAGATCCGAGGACACCGGAACATGCCGGGAAGCATTCCGAAGGCGTGCCCTTGTTTTGATGTGGAAAGTGAATACAGATTTCTGGAAAAGTAA
- a CDS encoding DUF4248 domain-containing protein codes for MNKQELALQYFPDATSATAVRHLTRWIARCHPLVEALTGTGYQSRNRTFTWKQVTLIRQYLGEPSATP; via the coding sequence ATGAACAAACAAGAACTCGCCCTGCAATATTTTCCCGATGCCACTTCCGCCACCGCCGTGCGCCACCTCACACGCTGGATAGCCCGTTGCCACCCCTTGGTCGAAGCCCTCACCGGAACCGGCTACCAAAGCCGGAACCGCACCTTCACCTGGAAGCAGGTGACCCTGATCCGCCAGTACCTGGGCGAGCCATCCGCCACACCCTGA
- a CDS encoding 4Fe-4S dicluster domain-containing protein, which yields MLKLNQKKLSYTFDRCQQCGICYAVCPENAISLSLRHDGLHDIKINAALCIACGKCVRSCPANKEYGYEGYFDGFAQKKYYLGYHADNRIRRESSSGGVCKTLIIDSLKNGMVDGAYSLKCTDSFPFAQGEFYTREHIPSFGDMPNSVYHSVMACTEIDRIQPCKRLMLVGTACQLRALNSIIKDKCDEVVRVCIFCKQQKTLDSTRFLAKMMGTSVPPNLKFRPRYRGDGWPGIVRVDGFELPWNRAAQIPFGKRLWTVPGCGICGDSFGMEAGADITLMDPWTICSHNELGETLVTVHTQKGDELLQQCVSLNLEPRSFSEVEPALSLKDVWRKQVTEPVYRGRPCKKRYVRAVRAERRQQRLLRMVVEMLPRLPIICYRTLAKLPDLRNRILK from the coding sequence ATGTTAAAACTAAATCAAAAAAAACTGTCTTACACATTTGACCGGTGCCAGCAGTGCGGCATTTGTTATGCGGTGTGTCCTGAAAATGCCATTTCATTATCTTTGCGGCATGACGGGTTGCACGATATAAAGATAAATGCTGCGCTTTGTATCGCTTGCGGCAAATGTGTGAGAAGTTGTCCGGCTAACAAAGAGTATGGTTACGAAGGCTATTTTGATGGCTTTGCACAAAAGAAATACTACTTGGGATATCATGCGGACAACCGTATCCGTAGGGAATCTTCTTCGGGTGGTGTATGTAAAACATTGATCATCGATTCCTTAAAGAATGGCATGGTAGACGGGGCTTATTCGTTGAAGTGTACAGATTCTTTCCCTTTTGCCCAAGGTGAGTTTTATACCCGTGAGCATATTCCTTCATTCGGAGATATGCCAAATTCCGTGTATCACTCCGTGATGGCTTGCACGGAAATTGACCGGATTCAACCTTGCAAGCGATTGATGTTAGTGGGGACGGCCTGCCAGTTGAGAGCCTTGAACTCCATCATAAAGGATAAATGCGATGAGGTTGTCCGGGTGTGTATCTTTTGTAAGCAACAGAAAACACTGGACTCCACACGTTTCCTGGCTAAGATGATGGGTACGTCCGTTCCTCCAAATTTAAAATTCCGACCCCGCTATCGCGGAGATGGTTGGCCGGGAATCGTGAGAGTGGACGGATTTGAGCTGCCCTGGAATAGGGCAGCTCAAATCCCGTTCGGTAAACGATTGTGGACGGTGCCTGGATGCGGCATCTGTGGGGATTCTTTTGGTATGGAAGCAGGAGCGGACATCACGCTGATGGATCCTTGGACTATCTGCTCGCACAATGAGTTGGGAGAGACTTTGGTAACGGTTCATACTCAGAAGGGGGATGAATTGCTTCAACAATGTGTTTCCCTGAATCTGGAACCCCGGTCATTTTCCGAAGTGGAGCCTGCACTTTCGCTCAAGGATGTGTGGCGCAAACAAGTGACCGAGCCGGTCTACAGGGGCAGACCTTGTAAGAAACGTTATGTCCGTGCAGTCCGTGCGGAACGGAGGCAGCAAAGATTGTTGCGCATGGTGGTGGAAATGCTGCCTCGCTTACCCATTATCTGCTATCGGACTCTTGCTAAACTGCCCGATTTAAGAAACAGAATACTAAAATAA
- a CDS encoding VapE domain-containing protein — protein MNKDFFKSSNPSRFHSLRDTRPEPTTWQVLFKEITNSTHTTATRHYRAHLATLSDIEATGDAQQLEQWKLTKSNMKNAQPAFIPSVLLEGGRTYAHVKGFTGFIMVDIDGIPPERFAAILTLVKEDIHSFLVYITISGCGIRVISHVEGGVTKANYRMVWEWVNDHYARLCGVEIDGQCKNATRMSVLCHDPEALLRPEASSFHTSGMKPREKPKRGTAVTVTAERAYKIIRAQLEEEGIAYAPGSYNDYVSRCFYHTNRCGVPQADAEAWALRTFPDYPREQLLPIIKSCYSLTMEFNTVPLPRSVRKKEKENDSSHKKATVEEMEEFINSYMKFRMNMLTHQIETQLIADAYTDRPEASACHWQRLTDHIENSLWCAMQHHGMAVNLNELHTLLGSDFVKEYHPLKEYLDGLPPWDGETDYIGRLAAMVHVKESPHSPLQQDKSRERNDLSETPVRFADILKRWMVSMIAAALDETVVNQVILTLIGRQGSYKTSFMQHILPPVLSEYYTTKSNSSRMTKDDLFTMTENLVINLEEIDTMPPSELNQLKAMVTQRYVDERRAYGRNKVHLPHVASFVATGNNLQFLTDDTGNRRWLPFEVEDIDSPWEADIPYEGIYSQTYALYQDVNFRYWFTDKEIQQLRGHVQQFEVPRPEYELILTYYRKPVGLERGVYTTSSQIIGRFGNTSLRLSLQKVGRAMRELGFRQVKASNANYWVVVERTTEEVQHLLPAETEQADPPGEKPSEENTELPF, from the coding sequence ATGAATAAAGATTTTTTTAAATCAAGCAACCCATCGCGCTTCCACTCCCTGCGCGACACCCGGCCTGAACCCACCACCTGGCAGGTTCTTTTCAAGGAGATAACCAACAGCACCCACACCACCGCCACCCGTCATTACCGCGCCCATCTGGCCACGCTGTCCGACATCGAGGCGACAGGCGACGCGCAGCAGCTGGAGCAGTGGAAGCTCACCAAAAGCAACATGAAGAACGCACAGCCGGCATTCATCCCCTCCGTCCTGCTGGAGGGAGGGAGAACCTACGCCCATGTCAAGGGATTCACGGGATTTATCATGGTGGACATAGACGGCATCCCCCCCGAGCGATTCGCCGCCATCCTGACTTTGGTAAAGGAGGATATTCATTCCTTTTTGGTGTACATCACCATCTCGGGATGCGGCATCCGGGTCATCAGCCACGTGGAGGGCGGAGTGACCAAGGCCAACTACCGCATGGTATGGGAGTGGGTGAACGACCATTACGCTCGCCTGTGCGGAGTGGAGATTGACGGACAATGCAAGAACGCCACGCGCATGTCGGTCCTCTGCCACGACCCCGAAGCCCTGCTCCGCCCCGAAGCCTCCTCCTTCCACACCAGCGGAATGAAGCCCCGCGAGAAGCCGAAGCGCGGTACTGCCGTGACCGTGACGGCGGAACGTGCCTACAAGATTATCCGTGCACAGTTGGAAGAGGAAGGAATAGCATACGCACCGGGCAGCTACAACGACTACGTAAGCCGTTGTTTCTATCATACCAACCGCTGCGGTGTTCCGCAGGCGGACGCCGAGGCATGGGCCCTCCGGACTTTTCCCGATTATCCGCGCGAGCAGCTGCTGCCCATCATAAAGAGTTGTTACTCGCTCACGATGGAGTTCAACACCGTCCCCCTGCCCCGTTCCGTCCGAAAAAAGGAGAAAGAGAATGATTCCTCTCATAAGAAGGCCACCGTGGAGGAGATGGAGGAGTTTATCAACAGCTATATGAAGTTCCGGATGAACATGCTTACCCACCAGATTGAGACACAACTGATTGCTGATGCGTACACCGACCGTCCCGAAGCTTCCGCCTGCCACTGGCAGCGGCTCACCGACCACATCGAGAACTCCCTGTGGTGCGCTATGCAACACCATGGCATGGCGGTCAACCTGAACGAGCTGCATACGCTGCTCGGCAGTGATTTCGTCAAGGAATATCATCCGTTGAAAGAGTATCTGGACGGTCTGCCGCCCTGGGACGGAGAGACCGACTACATCGGCCGGCTGGCCGCCATGGTGCATGTCAAGGAAAGTCCGCACAGTCCGTTGCAGCAGGACAAAAGCCGGGAACGGAACGACCTCTCCGAAACTCCCGTCCGCTTTGCCGACATCCTGAAACGGTGGATGGTGTCCATGATTGCCGCCGCCCTGGACGAGACCGTGGTGAACCAGGTGATCCTCACCCTGATAGGGCGGCAAGGCAGTTACAAGACCTCGTTCATGCAGCATATTCTGCCGCCCGTATTGTCCGAATATTACACCACAAAGAGCAACTCTAGCCGCATGACCAAAGACGACCTGTTCACCATGACCGAGAACCTGGTGATCAATCTGGAGGAGATCGATACCATGCCCCCCTCGGAGCTGAACCAGCTGAAGGCGATGGTGACGCAACGCTACGTGGACGAGCGCCGAGCCTACGGACGCAACAAGGTGCACCTGCCCCATGTAGCCTCGTTCGTAGCCACCGGGAACAATCTCCAGTTCCTCACCGACGACACGGGGAACCGGCGATGGCTGCCCTTCGAGGTGGAGGACATAGACAGCCCGTGGGAAGCGGACATCCCCTACGAGGGCATCTACAGCCAGACGTACGCGCTCTACCAGGATGTAAATTTCCGTTACTGGTTTACCGATAAAGAGATCCAGCAGCTGCGCGGCCATGTGCAGCAGTTTGAGGTGCCCCGTCCGGAGTACGAACTGATCCTGACCTACTACCGCAAGCCCGTGGGGCTGGAACGGGGAGTCTATACCACCAGCAGCCAGATCATCGGTCGTTTCGGCAACACCTCGCTGCGGCTGAGTCTCCAGAAGGTGGGCCGTGCCATGCGCGAGCTGGGCTTCCGACAGGTAAAGGCCTCCAACGCAAACTATTGGGTGGTGGTGGAGCGCACTACCGAGGAGGTACAGCACTTGCTGCCGGCCGAAACGGAACAGGCGGATCCCCCCGGCGAAAAGCCTTCCGAAGAGAATACCGAACTCCCCTTCTGA
- a CDS encoding polysaccharide pyruvyl transferase family protein, with protein MITRHTPNNYGSLLQSIATLRVIESLGHQCEIIDYWKRDEVGLQGILTSLQGKSLWKNSLFKRMAYVALRYPGEKIAALRFDKMRRRYLKLTPRCYSMEELESLQADVFMTGSDQVWGPLLDGGYDEAYFLSFVKEGIRKVSYAGSFGRTEFSDIIIASYKRLLSKYDALTVRESSAVKLLEEWGIDCGGQVLDPTLLLDSGQWSEYIEEDVKKEYVLIYEIHNNPRLDDYAKRFAAHAGLPLVRVSPTLHQLARGGRLVFCPEIGTFLSYIKNARYMLTDSFHGTAFAINFNTPFLEVLPNNKTGARNQSILQLTGLEDRIVTDFNDFSLVDRQIDYAKVNEIMHRERERSMEKLAELCECQM; from the coding sequence GTGATTACCAGACATACGCCCAATAATTACGGTTCGTTGTTGCAGTCCATTGCAACCCTCCGGGTGATTGAATCTTTGGGACATCAGTGTGAGATTATTGATTATTGGAAACGCGATGAGGTGGGACTGCAAGGAATTCTCACATCGCTGCAAGGAAAATCATTATGGAAAAACAGTTTGTTTAAACGTATGGCATACGTGGCTTTGCGGTATCCGGGTGAGAAAATAGCGGCGTTACGTTTCGATAAAATGCGTAGGCGGTATCTAAAGCTGACTCCCCGTTGCTATTCAATGGAGGAGTTGGAGTCGCTTCAAGCGGATGTGTTTATGACGGGTAGTGACCAGGTATGGGGACCGTTGCTGGATGGAGGATATGATGAAGCCTATTTTCTTTCTTTTGTAAAGGAAGGTATACGTAAGGTATCGTATGCAGGCAGCTTTGGCCGCACTGAGTTTTCGGACATTATTATTGCATCTTATAAGCGGTTACTGTCAAAATATGATGCGCTTACTGTACGTGAAAGCAGTGCCGTGAAGCTTTTGGAGGAGTGGGGGATTGACTGTGGAGGACAAGTACTGGATCCTACTTTATTGCTCGACTCCGGTCAGTGGAGTGAGTATATTGAAGAAGATGTGAAAAAAGAGTATGTATTGATTTATGAAATACATAACAATCCCCGGTTGGACGATTATGCCAAGCGTTTTGCCGCTCATGCCGGTCTGCCGTTAGTACGTGTGTCTCCTACGCTTCACCAGTTAGCCCGAGGGGGCAGATTGGTGTTTTGTCCGGAAATAGGTACATTCCTTTCGTATATCAAGAATGCCCGTTACATGCTTACCGACAGTTTTCATGGAACAGCTTTTGCCATCAACTTCAATACTCCATTTCTGGAAGTGCTGCCCAATAACAAGACCGGAGCACGAAATCAAAGTATACTTCAACTGACAGGACTGGAAGACCGAATTGTCACAGATTTTAACGACTTCTCATTGGTAGACCGGCAGATTGACTATGCTAAAGTGAATGAGATAATGCATAGAGAGCGGGAGAGATCGATGGAAAAACTGGCGGAGTTGTGCGAATGTCAGATGTGA
- a CDS encoding DNA-binding domain-containing protein gives MSINYSIAMLGNPIDEDAPKKAYAKSQYTNILTLDKFAGHIASHGSKYNRADIYAVLMQTVDCMREMLLEGKRIEMGDLGVFSISIQSRGAENLETFNPAIHIEQLNVNWTPGDRFRNLLEDAVFNLVPSRRAARILLKSIKAGETTVDLTGGEGGGNEANQPTEGQV, from the coding sequence ATGTCGATCAATTACAGTATTGCCATGCTTGGCAACCCCATCGATGAGGATGCGCCCAAAAAGGCCTACGCCAAGTCACAGTACACCAACATCCTGACACTGGACAAGTTTGCCGGGCACATCGCCAGCCACGGATCCAAGTACAACCGCGCCGACATCTATGCCGTGCTGATGCAAACCGTGGACTGCATGCGTGAGATGCTGCTGGAGGGAAAGCGCATCGAGATGGGCGACCTGGGCGTGTTCAGCATCAGCATCCAAAGCCGGGGGGCGGAAAACCTGGAAACCTTCAACCCCGCCATACACATCGAACAGCTCAACGTGAACTGGACTCCCGGCGACCGGTTCCGAAACTTACTGGAGGACGCCGTGTTCAACCTCGTGCCCTCGCGCCGTGCTGCCAGAATCCTGCTGAAGAGCATCAAGGCGGGCGAGACCACCGTGGACCTGACGGGAGGAGAAGGAGGAGGCAACGAAGCCAACCAGCCCACCGAAGGACAGGTGTGA
- a CDS encoding smalltalk protein, whose translation MSENNKITWQKVLQAIIQAAIAALTALGITSCTTFPFSL comes from the coding sequence ATGAGCGAAAATAATAAAATCACATGGCAGAAGGTTCTTCAGGCCATCATCCAGGCGGCAATCGCCGCCCTCACCGCACTGGGCATCACCAGCTGCACAACCTTTCCTTTCAGCCTATGA